Within Triticum dicoccoides isolate Atlit2015 ecotype Zavitan chromosome 1B, WEW_v2.0, whole genome shotgun sequence, the genomic segment ggagattaaccagatagtagatagatagtattgattgctgccccaatatgtaccccacaaccatttaaaaactcaagtttcagcattagtttggagctgactcggagtctaataggtgaacacgacgataatgtagcatgtcatcatattaagcgacgcataacgtaagcagacacggaagagtgcgacctctcttgcggacccgtgtagtcctcaaggtcatctgctcagttgatgatggtaatgcaattgtcgtggctgccggcggcggggaagatgaTCCGAGGcaacgaaagacagtctggagagcggatccctgctgtggtgaacccttccgttgttggagcagctaagctggggtggaacatagcgccgcaggagcaggacaaaccacacaaggttttctttgacacatatctgtaacagaagtaattgagtaagggcttgtttgaatttgaggattctaacaatgcagggataagaaatagacaggaataggataggaatgcatgtgcaaaacagagaatttaaaaacacaggatttttgccaatctaggtgtttgattcacaacaattggaagatcacaagatgtaaaaaagcatggtgagattaagtcaaaccacaagaatatgtacggttataatgctattatgctactatctcttagtcttgtgcttgatgaataggaatatgaaaaggaggacaagtggaaattagaattcctccaGTTttttttcaaggagacactaaaggaacaaatcctacagttttcctttgctccattcctttgcaccaaattcatgaaaagtagtaccataggaaactttccaattactatgtttttcattcacttttcctttcaagcactggcgattctagtaggcaggcttgagcaaggaaaatcctatagtaaaaaaatgttttgtgctacttctattactttgtgcccaggccactgccatactagctcaactcccaggcccatcaacaaatgcacagctcaaacgcgcagagataaataatgacggcgttcaagagagtccatcatggatagctaagttgcctggtacctcattgcttgtcatatagtaggataaaataatcgtatttcccgttactacgagtgctcagtggacaatatatataacatgtagagtaaaaaagagatgcaacaagtgtacaacctctttgcgaaaccatgtcgatctcagctgatttggttggccggtgaggatgctccggctgacttggctgtcagaggaggggaagaagatcttaggcgtctggagatggagcccgaggcactgcttcactgtgatggagggttttgttgttggagcagctccggtgagttgtacgacgccgaggctgaagcaggacaagagagacaacgttaacctaagtggaattctaatagcatctccaatacatgacataaaatacataagcacaaagtgctagatgtaaaatacatcagccgctcatctctggacttaactgtcgaaactgaatttaactgtcaaaactgaacttaactgtcgaaactgaacttaactgtcgaaactgaattttgctgtcgaaactgaacgcactagtgatatgtctccaatgtatctataattttttattgttccatgctattatattaccccttttggatgtttatgggctttattttacacatttatatcatttttgggactaacctactaaccggaggcccggcccatattgttgttttattgcatgtttcagtatttcgaagaaaaggaatatcaaacggagtccaaacggaattaaacctttggcatcatgattttttggaagaatagcaTCCACGAGGCTTGGatatcaagtcagaagaccctcgaggagcccaggagatagggggacacccccccccctacagggcgcggcccctgtctcatggacccctcgagcacctcccgaccgacttctttcgcctatatatacctacgtaccctaaaaccatcagaaatcaagatagatcgggagttccgccgccgcaagcctctatagccaccaaaaacctctcgggagcccgttccggcaccctgccggagggggaatccatcaccggtggccatcttcatcatcccggcgctctccatgacgaggagggagtagttcaccctcggggctgagggtatgtaccagtagctatgtgtttgctctctctctctctctctctctcgtgttctctctatggcacgatcttgatgtatcacgagctttgatattatacttggatcttatgatgtttctccccctctactctcttgtgatgaattgagtttccctcttgaagttatcttatcggattgagtcttttatttgagaacacttgatgtatgtcttgccgtgtttatctgtggtgacaatgggatatcacgtgcctcttgatgtatgttttcgtgaccaacttgcgggttcctcccatgaacctatgcataggggttggcacacgttcttgactctccggtagaaactttggggcactctttgaagtactttgtgttggttggatgaatctgagattgtgtgatgcatatcgtataatcatgcccacggatacttgaagtaacaatggagtatctaggtgacattagggttttggttgatttgtgtcttaaggtgttattctagtacgaactcttttatagattgatccgaaagaatggctttgaggtgttttcgtaccctaccataatctctacgtttgttctccactattagtggctttggagtgactctttgttgcctgttgagggcttgttatataatctatctatgttattattgttgagagaacttgcactagtgaaagtatgaaccctaggccttgtttcctatcattgcaataccgtttacgctcatttttacctttagttaccttgctgtttttatattttcagattacaaatacctttatctactatccatattgcacttgtatcaccatctcttcgccgaaccagtgcacctatacaatttaccattgtgttgggtgtgttggggacacaagagactctttgttatttggttgcagggttgtttgagagagaccatcttcatcctacgcctccacggattgataaaccttagttcatccacttgagggaaatttgctactgtcctacaaacctgtgcacttgcaggcccgacaacgtctacaagaagaaggttgtgtagtagacatgaagctcttttctggcgccgttgctggggaggtgagtgcttgaaggtatatctttagatcttgcaatcgagtctttttgtttcttgttttatcactagtttagtttataaaagaaaactacaaaaaatggagttaagtttgtctcatacgcttcgtctttttaatatctttcgtgagtatgatggaaaggaaaattgtgctcaagtgctagaagaagaatgctctaaaatgcttggtactgaatctttgaataatgagcatgattgcaatgttgttagtatgaactcattgaatatccttagtactaatgatgattgctctattcatgatgaaaatatatcttatgagcatgtcaacttttgtggagtgcatgtttgcataaacacaccgaatagagaagatatatattgcaagaggcataaatatttagaaactaagaagtttcaagaaaggctagataagagtgaGAAGAATTTAAGATATATTTcccgttgtgaattttgcaataaacaagatcatttacatctccaatgcaaattgtttcatgatcggatcgtgtccaaaaattgtgatgatttgatctccctttctcattacaatgaacttaggttgcttttgggttgtgaagagttgaaatgtttaactaagcctattccaaaatttaatcttatgcattttcttgatattgatctagaaaggatttatttgttttgtgcggagaattgcattgaaaatccttatattgccaattacctaaagaaaagaaagcaaatagaagatgatgaaacaaggagaatttcattgaaaatccttatattgccaattacctaatgaaagggaagagacttcccaatatcctcctattatttctcatgatgaatcgggtaacgaggaggagctttctattcaaccaatctcatcaataaggagctcaaagaggaaggttgaacccacacataatatgaagaagaaaaagaaaagaaggagcaacaaaggtagaaaggtatccctcccaaatgatgttgctcctactactcattgtgatgatgataattgctatactattggtgctatcaatatttttaatgatggagTGATTATGCttgtgatatgaaagggcccaagcttggggaagctatgtttgatgaggatgaaatatttgagaatatatttgctggaattaatgtttgtcacaagcttggggatgctatgtttaatgaagatgatatttttagcgtcccaagttttgatatgcaaagttgttatgatgatagcatgcctcctacttatgatgattatattgatgaaagtgggtttggaagagtgtcaactttaggaagtagtgatcccactattttgggggatattgaatcttattgtgatgaatatgaaagaggatttggaagagtgtcaactttatttagtgattccactatcttgggagaggtttcaatcgattatgatgagaacgaagttgctacttatgatgattattgtgatgaaacttatgctataaaaagtagtgatgattatatttacatcttgtcatgattatgattaccctttttctgaacattactcttttaatgtggaaacaatttttagtgttcaagcctcttatgatactcccactattccgaatgagaagaattttgtttatgtggagagtagtaaaaattatatgcttgtagatcatgaaaataatgctttaggtgttggttatattgttgaattcattcatgatgctactgaaaattattatgagggaggaatatatgctcgtaggaattgcaTTTATATCAAGTTtcgtctctatgtgttgaaaatcttgaagctatgcttgttttaccttcccatgctagttgattattgttctcataagttgtttgctcacaaattccccatgcataggaagtgggttagacttaaatgtgctagtcatatgcttcatgatgctcccgttatgtttcaattcttatcttttatgtgagcatcattgtcatcatcatgcctagctagaaaggcattaaagaaaagcgcttgttgggagacaacccaatatttaccttcactgtttttgtgtgtccacatgattatgctactgtagtaatcatgttttatagcttttgtttcaatagagtgccaagtaagaccgttaggacagcttacggtgatagttgtgttgatcctgctaaaaatcagaaacttttacacccacacagtcgtcttctctttataattgtaccactaactttctctcgtgcatgcatgcacacacactaccagtcggcattatccatcgcacacatgcaatctttttcttcaggtcggtctcccatgaaggcacacacccacacacatctccctctccatcatatcaggcattctttatctctcacgtgtgcatgcgcaacgatcgatgttcctctatgtatgtgtgtatatagctaggtctttcatagttttccacacaaaacgATCAatagatatatccagtgaggtctcaccctctttcccacgtccacatcgatcaatctatacctctctatataggattaacatatatagctaatacactcacattaattatatatccaacgcccccctctcatcatccatgccttccgcttcatctctcagacgcgcgcacaatggcgaagacagggggcagtaagggccctgcccccccctaacatcactatatatcgaggctaatatgaatgtgatcattagacaattgctgctaaaaatggtttaagttcatgaattgaccctcctcgtaaaggattaccaatgcttggccccctagctcatttatttttcatggctccgccactgcgtgcaacagcgcacgttctcaccccctctctctaaatatcgatctcgcacttgtgcattccttcatagtctccctccactcggcccctcgcaccatcttctagccccccaccggattttgccacatgtacaatctagcagactccatggttgaacttaagcataatgcacaaacctcaaaacaacaatggttctcttttgttctagagtcttccgtatcataattgcccaaactttttttctagttgaattaccattatttgtttttactttattctttacaacgcacaatttcatgaatcataaaatatattaagggcttctttgattcaaaggattctcaaaggaatttaggaggattctaatcattaggaatttttcctatcctggttgtttgattcgtaggattgtaaaccataggaatttttccatatgattcatttacactagatttcataggaaacatcccatccactcaaacctctggtgctttcttcgcccaataattttaatatattccaaaactgactttctcaagtttcaagacttttggagttgtgcagaataggtctctaatatttgctccttttccatcccagaattccagctgtcggcattctccctcttcatgtaaaccttgcaaaataagagagaaaaggcataagtattgtgacataatgtgtagtaacagcccataatgcaataaatgttgatataaaagcatgatgcaaaatggacatatcacttacgaacatggatgaagatgaagatgatgatggcccACGAAACTTGAACCAGCATGATGGTGACAAGAAGACAAAGGAGAAGATCAAGAGGGAACACGAAGCATCGAGCTTGTGGGACAAGATagatgccatggtgcaatcaaatGAGTTGATGTTAGCGAAGACATTGGAGAAAaagaaagagttggccgagaagaaggcacGGGAGAAGAAAGAGAAGTAGCAATTGATCAAGGACGAGGGGTTGCGCAAGGCGGCCATTGAGGAGAGAACAACCTCTGTCGTGGAGACCAAAGCCATGGCCAAGCTtcttgccgaagagaacaagatcatgaCATTGAACCGCGATGACATGGACGACATCACCAAAGAATGTcatgatatggcaaggagagaCATCTTGACAAGGGTGATGCTAGCGGCGGCCGGTGCGTGTTTTGGTGCCGGTGATGTTTACCCATCAGGAGTTGGAACCAGTGCCGCAGATGCATTCAGTGCGCCCGGCGATGCTTTTGATGCCGGAGTTGGAACATGTGCCCATGATGGATTCGGGGGCAGCGATGGCACCGATGGCGGTGGTGCGGAGTGAAGATCATAATGACGGGTGAAAAGTGACCAAGATGACGATGAACGTGGTCGTCGCTTTTGCATGAAGTCCTTTTGCGTTTGTTTGTCGTACAAAACTATGCTTTTATTTGCGCGCGAACTATGTTTTATTCTTCCAATTTGAAGTCAACTGCCGGAATCGTTGTCAAATTCGCTTATCGGGGGTTTTGCGAATATGCTCTTTTACGGGTCAGCTACGCGGGGTCTGCTCGGCCGTAGCCCGTGTCGGCCCGCGAATTCGTTTTTCGGCGAACTGTAAACAACTTCTGTGGGTCGGCATTATACATGGTCTTCTAGAGATGCTCTTACTACAATATAGCTCGGTGCGAGAGGTCGCTGGTTCCATTCACCACGGCCCGCTTTTTTGTGTTTTAAGAAACTGAAAAAATAGGTAGATGGCCCGACGAGCGCGGAGGGCGGTGTGCGCCCGTTTGGAAAATGCATACTAACGGGTGCCTGAAGCACCAAATAGGAAATGCCAGATTGGTCACCCTCCATGGGACTCGATACGTGCTAAATAGGCCCAACTCCTatttggcgcctgctgcgccggttACAGGGAAGCAACTAGGTGAGGAGTACTCGTTGCACGACACCTCCAAGGGTCATTTTGGGTGGGCTGAGGGCTACTTGGCGCGCTCTCATCCATGGCCACATCTCGCGTGCTGGGCACTCCCTCAAGATTtcatttttatatttttctatatgaGTTTTCGGGTTTCAGatgcttctttttttccttttttgcccGTGTTTTCTCTAGGTTTTTTGCGTGAAAAACActttttctttttccccttcgcAGGAGGCACAAATTTCTTTTCGTGGAGGTATAGATTTGCTCGTGCGAGAGGCACAATTTTTACTCTTtccttttgcttccgcgagaggcatagaTTTAATTCTCGTGGAGGCATAGATTTACTTCTACGAGAGGCACAAATATgcctctcggaaaggaaaaaaattGTTTTTTCGCTTCCGCAAGAGGCATAGTTTTCTACGTGTGGAGGCACAGATTTACTTCCGTGAGAGGCACACACTTGTGCCTCTCGGAAAAGGAAAATAATATTATTTTTTCATGAGAGGCACATATTTATTTTTTGTGGAGGCACAAATTTGCTTCTGTAAGAGGCACAACTATACctctcagaaaagaaaaaaatacattTTTGTAATTTTCCCCTAGGGGCACAACTTTACTTCTCGTGGAAGCACATATTTCCTTACGCGAGAGGCGCAAGTGTGCTTctccagaaaaggaaaaaaatgtgaaaaaaggtgcttctggttcttttttttttcttcacgTAAGCAAGTTGATCGAAACCTATCGACATgagatctaattttgaagatctcgacgcgagaatTTCAACGGTGAAATTTTTTGGGATTTAGATGCACAGTTTAAGAGATAAATTGTTTTGAATAAATGAATTtagggaaaaaaacaaaaactcctaGGTTGCAACAAGTGGCACACATGCAGTGTGCCAGTTGTCGCAACATAGGGAGGTGAGAGTGACCTTTGCAAAGAGTACTTCTTAATTAATGGTTTTTGATAATAAACTTTGACAAATTGTGAATTTGTTTTCTTTGCCACGACTTCCCCGAATGTCATCCCGTGCTGAAATTTGACAAGCATACAAAATATTTGTCAAAGTTTACCAcaaaaaatattcataatttttTACCTTTTTTGTCATTTTTACTGTTTATCAAGGTGTATTTGAGCTCAAGGTCAGAATAGGACTTTTTGTACGACCAACGAAATATTTTGCATAACTTTGCAAACCAAAAGGGCAATTACATTAATGAACCACATTTCACCAAATCAGAGAATGGTTGTTGCTAGCCCATCCCTGATCTCATCCATGTCAGCGTTGTTAACCTCTctacctctttttttttgcgacGAACCTCTCTAGTCTATGTATCTGATGCATGAACAACAAATTTCTTGTATATGATATCTTTCTTCTTTGTATGGTGCGAGGTATCCCTTTTTGTTAGGATATACGTAGCCAGCATCCGAAAGGTAGTGCTTGTCCGAAAAGGACAAAGTGAACAATCCATATAAGTTGTATATAGAAACAATGAATTATAAAAATGAAAATGCTCCTACCCTTTGGGTGGATGTGGGAAGGTGGCCAAACACACATTAATCAACATGTTTCCCaagatgaaaaaaaagaaaactgaCCCAGCTTGCCAGTACTCGGTTGGCAGAGTATACCACATCGTCAGCCGCCGTCGACGTCCTGGTCCTGGTCACCGCCGCGACGGCCATACATGATCTTTATCCTACCATCTCCTTCCTCAACGCAGACTAACAAAAAAAAGGGCAAGATTCTCGGACGTCACGATGCCGGCCCCCACAAGTGGCTGCTATGGTTATTCCAACGAATCCATTGTTTATGTCAATTACCAAGTCATTGTTCGACACATCCGTCGTCGGGTAGGTCTCCCTTTCAGTTAAAAAAATACTTAACAAGCAATTAACTATGCCGTACAGGTCACTgtggagagcaaacccagctacggTAAGCCTCGGTTGATATGCCTCAGTTACATGGAGTGAGTAATTCAAATGCTCCAACCACCCGGCGGCTATACGAACATACGTGCCGTGATAGCAAACCGTCTGCCAATGCGTGAACGAGTGAGCAGGCTTCAGAGAAACGAACGTGAGAAAGAAGATAACAAAAAATAGAACGTGGACTAGCCTCTGCTCTTGTGGTAGGAACAAGAGCGTGCTCGCCTCAAAGTATTCGAGCTAGCCGCCCATGCTACCAACGCGGAGCCTAATCAGCTTATGGTGTAGTGCATATCCGCTCCATGTACAGTGCCCCCGCATGGGCATGGCCGCATCATTTCCGGATCATGTGATGGACCGGCGCGCCCAAGTGCATGAGTGCTGAGTGGGACAGTGTGCCCACTCTCCGTTAAATCATCTTCTTATTTCGCCGCCCCCACCCACCCCCCACAAGCTCGGAGGCTCGCTCGCTCGTTCCTCAGCCGTTGGCCGTCTCCACGAGTCCATCCGCACCCGCGGACGGCAGGCAAACAACCGTATAGGGGGCGAGGTTCTCCGCCATGGCGACGGCGTTCAAGGCGTTCTTGAACAGCCCCGTCGGCCCCAAGACCACGCACTTCTGGGGACCCGTCAGCAACTGGGGCTTCATCCTCGCGGTACGCGCTCCACgattctctctgtctctctgtaccTGGTTTATctctttttttttaaagaaaaggtgTACCTGGTTTATCTATCTAGCTTTCCCAAATTAACCTGTGCTGTTGGTTGATCGCAACCACTAGAGTGCTGCGAATTCCTAGTGATGGTTTGGCACCGGTTACAGTTTATGATCATCTATATACGGGGAATTTCTCTCTTACTCTCCATTTCTAATTAATTGTAGTTCTAGCTTTACCTCAAACTTCTATATGTTTGATTGAATCTAAGAATACATTAACATATACTCCCCGctcctaaaataagtgtcttaactttgtactagctctagtacaaatttgtactaaactcaaaacacttattttgggatggagggagtacaacaccAATCGTCCCAAATGAGTGGCAGAGAGGTTGTGGAAACGGGTAAGGAGACCAAGAAAAGACAGATGTTTTAGTTTTTTATTTGCATGATAATATTCTCTTCGGTGAGCCTATCATTCCTCGAATCTATTAGAGCATGACTAATGAATAAAGTTAtcgtgtcatctgtagccaacctaATACCTCATAGCGACTCACAACAATTTCACGATTTAAGGCCTCCTTTGATTTACAAAAACTTTGTAGGAATTCTAAAGGATATAAATTTTGTAAAAAGAATTTGTTCGGAGCCCTTTGATTTGTAGGAATtgattcctattcttatataggatAGGAAGCAATCCTTCACACTTTAAAGGAAAAAAAACATTAACTGAGGCTCAATGGAAAATTTCATATCGTATCCATGAAACGGCATCTCTTTCCTTATACGAAATGAGATACATTGCCATCTCACTttttatgattttcctattcctaggaaccaaaggaggcctaattaTATTCTTAAATATTATTTGAACCCATGAATTCCAGTCGATTTATATGCATCAGTGTTGTATGCCCATTACTAACAAGAATAATTCATTAATTTGTTAATTACTATCGTTACAAAAATATTGTTGGATTTTGAAGCCTAATCTATTTATAGGAAGTTAGTGAAATAGTTGAAATGGATAAACTTTTCAAGTTGGCATCTCATTAAATTCTTTAACATTGTAACTCAATAATCCTTCGGTTGCTATTTCATCTCCAGGGTATGGCTGACATGAACAAGCCACCTGAATTGATATCCGGCCATATGACTGCAGGTTATTTGTCTGACAAGTCATAGATTCTAGATATAGTTTGGTGATCAATACATCTTCAATTATCTTTAATGACTACTATTGTGTTGTGCAGTCATGTGTGTGTATTCTGGCCTATTTATGAGGTTCGCATGGGTCGTACGGCCCCGAAACTATTTTCTTATGGCAACCCATGCCTCCAACGAAAGCGTTCAGCTCTACCAGTTATCTCGCTATGCTAGGGCTCAAGGGTAAGGCTTCTTATGTGAACTTTTATTGCCATATTACTACTACTATATTACCACAATATCCACACAAAAAATCACCAGATTAAACATGGTTATCATTTTCTTGTTTGTTGCGTACTTGTCAAATGCTAACATGTCATTTAATTAATGCAACAATAGAGTGATAATATAGATGTTTGGGCTTGGATTTTGCAGTTACCTAGAGAAGAAAGAGCCTGAGGCCCAACAGTAACTATGGCCCAACGAACACTGTAGACACTATTTATGTAAGCAGAATTGGTTTCGGGCAATTTGTAATGCATGTAATCGTacctttatgcattagttacactgTCGGAATACACCAAAATGGAAACCCATATGATACAGAACGAGATCCTTTGACATAGGATGAATTAGAAGGACGTCAATGTGCATCCTCTGTCCATGCCACATCCGACAACTCTAGGCATCAGATTATAGATACTTTGCATCTATCAGACTAGCTGGAGGCCGTCCGATAAGGTGCATGAAGGTCGTCTGATCTACTAATCAAACCCACGCGAGATTTGTTGAGTTAGTTTGTTAGTTGATTGTTTTACAATTTATTCCTCCTTCCACCAGACTATCCTGAAAATATACAGCCCATACAGGCACCCTTTGTGTTTTTTCGAACGAGGCTGTTTATAACATTATGACAAATGTTACATCATTTGGCAAGAGAAGGATGAGCTCCCGAGGAGACTTATCAAGGAAACTGTTACAAGAAGGGCCTTTAGCCAACTTAGCTAATTCATGTGTAAAAGGGAATTTGCACGCCGGTTGATAGCAATCACCAAAAAATGCAGACGCAAGATGTAATGATCGGCCTCCCTCGTTTATTGTATTGGTAACCTGCAGATTGTCCAAGTTCGGTATGATCTTGTTGAAACCAATTGTTTGTGCAAGAGGAAGTCTATACCGCAGAGCTATAACTTCAACAAAAATAAACATCAGGGCACATATCAATTCTCCAATTACTTGCATTAAAAATACTGGTACAATGAAGTGCTATACAAACGTTTTTAACCCTTTTCCGCGACGGCGttttgaaccgtcgccaagtgagtgtgtgcgatagggggcccttcccacacgatccagaaaccgtcggggatagaaaGCCATGGTGCAGAGGCCTTGCCAAATGTAATCGTatgcgatgcagcacacactaaattctttcacaCGTGTGGGATCGGTGATTATACGTTTCTAATGATGCAGTGAAACTAAACGGTGTGTTGTAATTGTTGGAATACGGCCACTCCTCTCGTCTCAGGTGGCTGACCGCACGACCGATTCCTCAGGCTCTCCAACAGCCACCTGCTCTACGTGCGTAGTTATCCCTAGAGTGCGTAGTTATCCCTAGAGTTTAGGCACTATCGGCTCTTGCC encodes:
- the LOC119322906 gene encoding mitochondrial pyruvate carrier 1-like codes for the protein MATAFKAFLNSPVGPKTTHFWGPVSNWGFILAGMADMNKPPELISGHMTAVMCVYSGLFMRFAWVVRPRNYFLMATHASNESVQLYQLSRYARAQGYLEKKEPEAQQ